One Belonocnema kinseyi isolate 2016_QV_RU_SX_M_011 chromosome 6, B_treatae_v1, whole genome shotgun sequence genomic region harbors:
- the LOC117175526 gene encoding uncharacterized protein LOC117175526, which produces MQIDHGSTMEMEEPEENIVESYSVEEDTPALDDVLIRGGVRDSNKEDCNESEYEVSALLSLENSSEDTGKILSATIDDGGALLNSSDFNVLPRDQVLLMKN; this is translated from the exons ATGCAGATTGATCATGGATCTACAATGGAAATGGAGGAACCTGAAGAAAATATCGTAGAATCTTATTCTGTCGAAGAGGATACTCCAGCGCTTGACGATGTTCTTATTCGAGGTGGAGTAAGAGATTCGAACAAAGAAGACTGCAACGAATCAGAGTATGAAGTTTCTG CACTGCTATCTCTAGAGAACTCTTCAGAGGATACTGGTAAGATATTATCAGCTACGATCGATGATGGTGGAGCATTATTAAATTCATCGGATTTTAATGTGCTACCCCGCGATCAAGTACTACTGATGAAGAATTGA